The Pedobacter frigiditerrae genomic sequence AACCACGTTTTTTAGCGAACGAGCCAAATTGGTCTGAGTTTGCTACGCCATATTTACTTTGTGCAACTGCCTGAAAACTTTGCAATGTCGCGTTAGTGATGTTAAATCTTGCTTCATCAGCAGGGGTGTTAATGTCGGCAATAATTAACGGACGAGCATCTCTTTGATGGTCCCAAGCTATAAAATAATGTAACTTGTCTTTAATAATCGGGCCACCTAAAGTAAAGCCATATTGATAAGTAGAGAAATCATTATCACGTTTTACGCCTCTAATATCATACGGACTTGCCAACCAATCTGCACGGCCATAAGAAAAAGCACTACCACTAATTTGGTTAGTGCCAGATTTTGTAACAGCACTAATTGTACCACCACCAGCACGACCATAAGTTACATCATATTGGTTGGTTACTACTTTAAACTCTCTTACTGCTTCAATAGAAATTGAATATGGAGCGCCACTTCTGCTAGTTGTACTACCAGCTGATGTTGGATTTTTAGCATTCATGCCATCAATTGTATAATTGGTAGATGAACCTAACTGCCCAGAAATACCCCCGCCACGACTCAATGGAGATAAATCCATCAACGAAGAAAAATTACGACCGTTAACAGGTAATTGAGTAATTGCTTTAGCAGAAATTTCTGTAGAAGCACCAAATTGTTGCACTTTGTTTTTTAATCCATTGCCATTAATTTGTACAGCTTGTAAAGTTTGTGCTGTATTTTGCATAGCGATGTTTGCTTTCACTAAATCGCCTTGGTTAAGCATGTAACCAGACAAGGTTTGCTCACCCAAACCAATATAAGACACTTTAATAGTGTATGGGCCACCTAAGGGAAGTTCTTTAAAAGTGTAATCGCCTTTGGCATTGGTACTGGTTTTGGTTGTAAAACCAGTTGATTCATTTTTAACAACTACAGAAGCACCAGCGATTGGTTTTTTCTGCTCGTCTGTAATTACACCAGAAATTGATGCTTGTGTCGTTTGTGCGAAAGTTTTTGCGTTCCACAACAAACAAAGTATTAAAAAAGATAATAAGAGTAGTTTTCTCTTCATGATGATTGAATGATTAATTTTTCACAAAACTCTAATTCAAAAATTAAGTGATTTCCACTGTGTGGTTAAGAAATTGTAAAGACACTACTTTAAAGTGTATTTTTGGATTATCTTTATGTTAAGAAAGATTGCAAATTGCTTGAGAACCCGAAGAACAATCAAGAAAATTTCTAAATAAATTCTTCGCGGTGCGCTGAATGACAAAAAGTGGTAATTTTGAAAGAAAAAAGAATATGGATTTATACGGTATTTTAAAAAGCGCACACTCGGGTTGGCGTTATGTAGTTTTTTTATTGTTAGTTGTTGCAGTTATCCAAGCTTTAGCTGGATGGTTTGGTAAAAAAACTTACACCGAAGGAAATAGAAAACTGAATGTCTTCACATTAATTAGTGCGCACATCCAATTGGTTTTTGGATTGATATTGTACTTTCTAAGCCCACTAACCAAAATGGCATCTTCAGAAGCAATTGGACGTTATTGGAAAATGGAACACATCAGCATTATGATTTTAGCCATTGTCCTAATTACAGTTGGAAATGCTAAATCTAAAAAGGTAACTGATGCTGTAGCGAAGCATAAAAATATTGCCATTTTCTTTGGCTTGGCTTTGGTGTTTATCGTCGTTGCGATTTTTATGATGACTAAAGTTGGTCCGACAAAAACATTTTTTGGGATGTCATAACGATGACTAGCGAAATAGTAGTTAGCAATTCTTTTGCCTTTACATTATTATTAGGGGCAGCTCTTTTTATAGGGAAATCAATTTATGATTTAATTAAAAATGAGCATTTATCAAAATCTGAAAAGGTTTCACTTGCTTTTGTAATTTCATTACTCCCAATTTATGGCTCGTTTATCTTTTATATGTATGCTAAGAATATTTATAAGGCAGGGCGATATTTGAGAAATTAATAAAAAATTCAAAATATTTTGATTTCTTAACTTTTTGTATATTTTTGTCACACAATGATTAGCAATAAAACAAACACTTGGCAATGGCGTGGTAATTCTCAAAAGAGTTTCGTCGTAGCTTTGTGCACCTTATAGTTTATCAACCTAAACCTAAACTTAAACCACATTTCAAAACCCGACGTAACCACACGTCGGGTTTTTTGTTATTAGTAAATTCGTCATATCGAAGGAGGAACGACGAGATATCTGGGGGAACAGATTTCTCCCAAGGTCGAAATGACGTAAAGTAAAAAAGAATGAAAACATACAACATACAATCACATACCAAAAAGAGGCTAGCGGATACCACAACGCCAGTTAGTATTTATTTGCGCCTTCGCGATGTTTTTCCAAATACCATTTTATTAGAAAGTTCTGATTATCATAGTCGTGAAAATGCAACAAGTTATGTTTGTGCCGAGCCAGTTGCTGGAATCATTTTGCAAGATGGCGTATTGAAGACTTACTTTCCAGACGGCACAAAAGAAAGTAAAACTGATTTTGTTTTAGTTGAAGAAATCGCTGAATTTAAAGCGAAATTCAAACCTTTAAATCAAACAAAAGAAAAGCATATTTCAACTGGGTTATTTGGCTATTTTACATGGAATGCTGTTCAGCATTTTGAGGATATTAAGTTCACTTCGACTACACCAGAGGATGAAAAAATTCCAACAATGCAGTATCACGTTTACAGATACATCATCGCGATAGACCATTTTAAGAATGAAGTAACTTTAGTTAAAAATTCATTTAACGAAGATGAGAATGAAGATTTAGCAAAAATTGAATATATCATTCAAAATAAAAATTTCCCAGAATATAGTTTTAAAACCAATGGTGAAGAGCAATCTAATTTAACCAATGAAGGTTTTATGGATATGGTTGAGCAGTTGAAAAAGCATATTTATCGTGGAGATGTATTTCAGATTGTGCCATCTAGAGCATTCAATCAGGCTTTTTTGGGTGATGAATTTAATGTGTATCGTTGCTTGCGTTCCATAAACCCATCGCCATATTTATTCTATTTTGATTATGGCAATTTTAAGTTGTTTGGTTCATCGCCTGAGGCACAAATTACTATCAATAATAACATTGCAAACATTTTTCCAATTGCAGGTACGTTTAAACGCACTGGAAACGATGAAGAAGATGTGGCATTGGCTAAAAAATTAGAGGCCGACCCTAAAGAAAGCGCAGAACATGTAATGTTGGTAGATTTAGCTAGAAATGATTTGAGTAGACATTGTAGTGGAGTGGAAGTGAAATCATTTAAGGAAGTGCAATACTATTCGCATTTAATTCACTTGGTTTCTAAAGTGAGTGGAAATTTACAAGATGGAGTAAGTGCATTTAAAGTGGTTGCGGATACTTATCCTGCGGGAACATTAAGTGGTGCGCCGAAATATAAGGCCATGCAATTGATAGACCAATACGAAAAACTAGGGCGCAATTTTTACGCAGGTGCGATTGGTTACATGGGTTTCAATGATGATTTTAATCACGCTATTATGATTAGAACTTTTATGAGCAAAAACAACCACTTGCATTATAGGGCAGGGGCAGGAATTGTTGCTGATTCTATTGCAGAAAACGAATTAAACGAAGTGAATAACAAGATAGCTGCGTTGCGTAAAGCAATTGCAATGGCTGAGGAGATTTAAAAATTAACCACAAAAACACAAATTGCACAAAGAAAAACTTAGTGGTCTTAGTGCCTTGGTGGTAAAAAGAAAAACATGAATAATAATACTTTAGATAAAAAGCCAATTTTAGTAATCGATAATTACGATAGCTTTACCTATAATTTAGTCCATTTAATTAATGAATTAGGTCATGAAGCGGTGGTATGGAGAAATGATAAATTTGAATTAGCAGATGTGGCGGCATACGATAAAATTTTGCTATCTCCTGGACCAGGCATACCAGAAGAAGCAGGTTTGTTGTTAGAAGTAATCAAAACTTTTGCACCGACCAAAAGCATTATGGGTGTTTGTTTAGGTCAGCAGGCAATTGCCGAAGTTTTTGGTGGAAGTTTGTTAAACCTTGGCAGACCGATGCACGGCATAGCTACACCGATCACAGTTTTAGATAAAGCTGATTTAACATTCAAAGGTTGTTTAGAACCAATTGAAGTTGGCCGTTACCATTCTTGGGTGGTAAATCCCGCAGATTTACCAGCAAGCCTGACTGTAACTGCAATTGATGGCGATGGGCAAATTATGGCTTTAAGACATAAGGAATTTGATGTTTGTGGTGTGCAGTTTCATCCAGAAAGTGTACTTACCCCAGATGGTAAACAAATGATGAAAAATTGGGTTGAAAACTAGAAAATTTGTCATTGCGAGGTACGAAACATTCTACTTAATCGCATTACGCTTTAAGATTGCTTCACACCTCGCAATGACGCACATAAACAAAAAATGAATATTTTAGACAAAATCGTTATCCGTAAAAAGGAAGAAGTTGCTGAGGCTAAACAAAAAATTTCAGTTGCTGAGTTAGAAGCCAACCCCAATTTTAGTAGAAAACCATTGGTTTTTAAAGACTTCTTATTGGATAAAAAACGTACTGGAATTATATCAGAATTTAAAAGACGTTCTCCATCTAAAGGTTTAATCAATGGCACGGCCGATGTAGCTGAGGTAACACAAGCTTACAATTTAGCTGGAGCTTCTGCGCTTTCTGTTTTAACCGATACAGATTTTTTTGGTGGCAAAGCTGAAGATTTATTTCAAGCAAGAGCAGTAAATCAAATCCCAATTTTGCGAAAGGATTTTATGATTGATGAATACCAAATCTTAGAAGCAAAAGCTTGGGGAGCAGATATCATTTTATTAATCGCATCGATTTTAACACCACAACAAATTATAGATTTTGGCAAATTGGCTCAAAGCTTAGGTTTAAATGTGTTGTTAGAAGTTCATAATCTGGAAGAATTGGAAAAATCAATTTGTCCTCATTTAGATGCCATTGGCGTTAACAACAGAAACTTAGGAGATTTTACGGTTAATATTCAAACCTCATTCGATTTGGTAACTAAAATACCCGACGAATTTTTGAAAATCTCTGAAAGTGCAATTGATAATCCGCAGGTAATTAAAGAACTAAAAGCAGTTGGTTACAATGGGTTTTTAATTGGGGAAAACTTTATGAAAACCGACAATCCTGGACAAGCGATAAAAGACTTTGTAGCGCAATTATAGAAAAGTTAATTACATAAGTATGGATTAAAAATCCATAGATAGAACTTCGCGATTACAAATCACGAAGAGCTAATAAGAATTCTATGTAGCCTATGTTTCTATATGGTTTGTTTTTAGAGGATTCTGCAACCCTAAATAATTGTACAAGCCCAACTTATCTAAACCTGATGGTAGTGAACACGTAGGGGTAACCCTCGCGGTTACCCACGAAGTAAAACGAACAGCAGGGCTGAAATAACCGATTGAAATTAGACCTTCCTTTTCAAATAATTCTTTTAACATTTTTTAGTATTTGGGCAAACATTAATCTTAACGTAAGGTTTTGTATGCACAAAAACATTCGATGATAGATTTCGTATCTTTGTAAATATACATGGGAAAGCAAAAAACTTATGATACCGCCATTAAACAAGAACGAGCGGTTCTTGTTGGCGTAATAACACCTGGCGAAAAGCCTGAACAAACTAAAGAATACCTTGACGAACTTGCCTTTTTAGTGCAAACGGCTGGTGGCGTTGTAGAAAAAAACTTCACCCAAAAAATGTTGAAACCCGATAGGGCAACGTTTGTGGGAACTGGTAAATTGGAAGAAATACAGGCTTATGTAAAAGCTGAAGAGATTGACATGGTCGTTTTTGATGATGAATTATCGCCATCGCAACTGCGGAATATTGAGCGTGAATTGCAAGTGAAAATCTTAGATAGAAGTAATTTAATCTTAGATATTTTTGCAGGTAGAGCACAAACAGCACAGGCAAAAACACAAGTAGAACTAGCACAATTACAATATTTATTACCTCGACTAACCCGTTTGTGGACTCACTTAGAGCGTCAAAAAGGGGGTATTGGCATGCGTGGTCCGGGTGAAACCCAGATTGAGAGTGATAGAAGGATGATTTTGGAAAAGATCTCTTTATTGAAGGAAAGGCTAAAGCTAATTGACCGTCAGAATGAGACCCAACGCAAAAATAGAACGCAGTTAATCCGTGTGGCTTTGGTGGGTTATACCAACGTTGGTAAGTCTACCATTATGAATATGCTGTCGAAATCTGATGTATTTGCAGAAAATAAATTGTTCGCCACCTTGGATACAACAGTTCGTAAAGTGGTCATAGAAAATGTTCCTTTTTTACTGTCGGATACAGTTGGATTTATTAGAAAACTGCCTCACCATTTGGTAGAATGTTTTAAATCTACCTTAGATGAAGTTAGGGAAGCAGATGTTTTGGTACACGTGGTGGATGTTTCGCATCCTAATTTCGAAGACCAAATACATACCGTAAACGAAACGCTGAACGATTTAGGCGCAAGGGATAAGGATACAATTATGATTTTCAACAAAATTGATGCTTATGTTACGCCAGAAGTTGATGAGTTTAATTTAGAGGAAGAGGTTGCGCCATTAACTTTGGCAGATTTTAAAAAAAGCTGGATGGCACACAACAATGCGCCTGCTATTTTTATTTCGGCAACTAAAAAGGAAAACATTGAAGAGTTTAAACAATTGCTTTACGATAAAGTAAAAGCTTTGCATACTTCGAGGTATCCATACGATAAGTTGTTATATTAGCGAATAACCAAATCCCTGTTGTAATGAAAAGAATCTTGCTTCTATGTATTTGCTTTTTCCTGTTTAACGTAGTTCAAGCTCAAGTTGTAAGTTTAAATGCAACAGAGCTGAAGAAATTACAGCGTTTGATTAAAACAGATGCTGATGCTAAAAAACATTGGGAAAGTTTATTAACAGATGCTGATGAAGCAATTACATCAACACCAAATCCAGCTGATACACTTTTAACGGAAGGGATTTTACAAGGCGACCCACGTAAAACCAGAACTTGGAAATCTATTGAGGATATGCAAAAGGTTTATGCCTTGGCATTTGCTTTTAAAATTACTGGAGATAAAAAATACCTGACTAAAACGAGCGAGTTTTTATTGGCTTGGGCAACAAGAAATCAGCCGCAGGGCAATCCAATTAACGATACCAACTTAGACAGGATAATTTTTGCTTATGATTTGGTGAAGAACGATTTATCAACAGATGTTAATGTTGCTTGTATGGCTTGGTTAATGAAAGTTGGTTCGCAACAAATTAAATCTTTTGATAAGGCTGCAAGTGGCAAGAGTTTAACTTACATGAACAACTGGAACTCGCATCGCCTTAAAGAAGTTGCAGAAGTAGCTTGGGCGATAAATGATGAAAAGCTGAAACTTTGGGTAATTGATATTTACAAAAAGCAGATCTCCAAAAACTTAAATCCTGATGGAAGTAGCTGGGATTTCCACGAAAGAGATGCTTTGCATTATCATATTTATGATGTCGACCCGTTAATGGTTGCAGCAATTATTTTAAAACGAGACAGTAAATTTGGAGATAATCCTTACAGTTATAAATCGCCAGAAGGGAGTTCGTTAAAAGGCTCGGTAGATTGGTTGGTTCCATTTTTTACGGGAGAAAAAACTCACGCAGAATGGGTAAACTCTAAATCGTCATTCGACAAAAAAAGAGCGGCTAATGGCGAAAAAGGTTACATTGCTGGTACACTTTTTAAACCAACGGAAGCTAGAACGAGTATAGCCTTGGCAGACTTTTTCGACAATAAAATGTTATCGCTTTTTCAGACGAATATTAATAGTAAATCAAAATATCCTACTTGGCAATTCGTTTTGAACGAAGTAAAAAGATAAAAATAAAAGCTTGAACTGTCCTTCGACAAGCTACCGATGTAAAATCGGCACAAGTAAGGATTGACAATACAATAATTATGGAAAGTAAAAGACAACAGAAGTTTGCAGGGTTATTACAGGAAGAGCTTGCTGCTATTTTTCAACGCGAAGGGGCAGCTTACTTGCCTAATACATTGGTTACGATTACAAAAGTTCGTGTATCGCCAGATTTGGCTGTGGCTAAAGTGTATTTAAGCTTTTTAAACACAAACAATACAAGTTTATCATTGGCTACTGTAAACTCACATTCAAGTGAAATTAGATATAAGTTAGGTTCACGTATTCGCCATCAGGCGAGGGTTATTCCTACGCTTACATTCTTTGTAGATGATACCAATGAATATGTAGAGCACATGGATAAAATCTTCGATAAAATAGCAAGAGAAAGAAAGGATACCGAAGAAGAAACCGATGACCAACAATAAGTACATTCGCGAACCAATAAACTTTATTACCCACCTCGTTCCAGCGTTATTAGCTATTCCAGCTTTGTATCTTTTGCTGCAAAAGTCGAATACTTATTTCGAATATTCAGCGGCATACATTTACGGAATTGGAATTCTGATTTTATTTAGCGTGAGTGCAACTTATCACTCTATGCCTAAAACGGAATACGGGATAAGGTTTTGGCAAAAATTTGACCACTGCTGCATTTATTTAATGATTGCAGGTTCATTTACGCCAACTGCACTACTTATCTTTGATGGCTGGTTGCGTTGGTTATTATTCGGATTGGTTTGGTTAATCGCCTTAATTGGTTGTTTGCTAAAAATCTTTAACCGACTTAAAAACCAAATGGTTTCTACAGGGTTGTACATTACAATGGGTTGCTTGGTTATTCCCTTTCTAAAAAAGATGTTAGAAACTTTACCTATTGCAGCTATAGTTTGGCTAATACTTGGTGGTTTATTTTACGTTGGCGGAACTTATTACTATGCAAAAGATAAACAGATGAATAGGTTTTTTCACAGTCACGAGTTATGGCACGTTTTTGTGAATTTTGGCGCTTTATCTCATTTTATATACAATTACGTTTACG encodes the following:
- a CDS encoding cytochrome B — its product is MDLYGILKSAHSGWRYVVFLLLVVAVIQALAGWFGKKTYTEGNRKLNVFTLISAHIQLVFGLILYFLSPLTKMASSEAIGRYWKMEHISIMILAIVLITVGNAKSKKVTDAVAKHKNIAIFFGLALVFIVVAIFMMTKVGPTKTFFGMS
- a CDS encoding anthranilate synthase component I family protein; this encodes MKTYNIQSHTKKRLADTTTPVSIYLRLRDVFPNTILLESSDYHSRENATSYVCAEPVAGIILQDGVLKTYFPDGTKESKTDFVLVEEIAEFKAKFKPLNQTKEKHISTGLFGYFTWNAVQHFEDIKFTSTTPEDEKIPTMQYHVYRYIIAIDHFKNEVTLVKNSFNEDENEDLAKIEYIIQNKNFPEYSFKTNGEEQSNLTNEGFMDMVEQLKKHIYRGDVFQIVPSRAFNQAFLGDEFNVYRCLRSINPSPYLFYFDYGNFKLFGSSPEAQITINNNIANIFPIAGTFKRTGNDEEDVALAKKLEADPKESAEHVMLVDLARNDLSRHCSGVEVKSFKEVQYYSHLIHLVSKVSGNLQDGVSAFKVVADTYPAGTLSGAPKYKAMQLIDQYEKLGRNFYAGAIGYMGFNDDFNHAIMIRTFMSKNNHLHYRAGAGIVADSIAENELNEVNNKIAALRKAIAMAEEI
- a CDS encoding aminodeoxychorismate/anthranilate synthase component II — protein: MNNNTLDKKPILVIDNYDSFTYNLVHLINELGHEAVVWRNDKFELADVAAYDKILLSPGPGIPEEAGLLLEVIKTFAPTKSIMGVCLGQQAIAEVFGGSLLNLGRPMHGIATPITVLDKADLTFKGCLEPIEVGRYHSWVVNPADLPASLTVTAIDGDGQIMALRHKEFDVCGVQFHPESVLTPDGKQMMKNWVEN
- the trpC gene encoding indole-3-glycerol phosphate synthase TrpC: MNILDKIVIRKKEEVAEAKQKISVAELEANPNFSRKPLVFKDFLLDKKRTGIISEFKRRSPSKGLINGTADVAEVTQAYNLAGASALSVLTDTDFFGGKAEDLFQARAVNQIPILRKDFMIDEYQILEAKAWGADIILLIASILTPQQIIDFGKLAQSLGLNVLLEVHNLEELEKSICPHLDAIGVNNRNLGDFTVNIQTSFDLVTKIPDEFLKISESAIDNPQVIKELKAVGYNGFLIGENFMKTDNPGQAIKDFVAQL
- the hflX gene encoding GTPase HflX; protein product: MGKQKTYDTAIKQERAVLVGVITPGEKPEQTKEYLDELAFLVQTAGGVVEKNFTQKMLKPDRATFVGTGKLEEIQAYVKAEEIDMVVFDDELSPSQLRNIERELQVKILDRSNLILDIFAGRAQTAQAKTQVELAQLQYLLPRLTRLWTHLERQKGGIGMRGPGETQIESDRRMILEKISLLKERLKLIDRQNETQRKNRTQLIRVALVGYTNVGKSTIMNMLSKSDVFAENKLFATLDTTVRKVVIENVPFLLSDTVGFIRKLPHHLVECFKSTLDEVREADVLVHVVDVSHPNFEDQIHTVNETLNDLGARDKDTIMIFNKIDAYVTPEVDEFNLEEEVAPLTLADFKKSWMAHNNAPAIFISATKKENIEEFKQLLYDKVKALHTSRYPYDKLLY
- a CDS encoding alginate lyase family protein; this encodes MKRILLLCICFFLFNVVQAQVVSLNATELKKLQRLIKTDADAKKHWESLLTDADEAITSTPNPADTLLTEGILQGDPRKTRTWKSIEDMQKVYALAFAFKITGDKKYLTKTSEFLLAWATRNQPQGNPINDTNLDRIIFAYDLVKNDLSTDVNVACMAWLMKVGSQQIKSFDKAASGKSLTYMNNWNSHRLKEVAEVAWAINDEKLKLWVIDIYKKQISKNLNPDGSSWDFHERDALHYHIYDVDPLMVAAIILKRDSKFGDNPYSYKSPEGSSLKGSVDWLVPFFTGEKTHAEWVNSKSSFDKKRAANGEKGYIAGTLFKPTEARTSIALADFFDNKMLSLFQTNINSKSKYPTWQFVLNEVKR
- the rbfA gene encoding 30S ribosome-binding factor RbfA, with amino-acid sequence MESKRQQKFAGLLQEELAAIFQREGAAYLPNTLVTITKVRVSPDLAVAKVYLSFLNTNNTSLSLATVNSHSSEIRYKLGSRIRHQARVIPTLTFFVDDTNEYVEHMDKIFDKIARERKDTEEETDDQQ
- the trhA gene encoding PAQR family membrane homeostasis protein TrhA, with the protein product MTNNKYIREPINFITHLVPALLAIPALYLLLQKSNTYFEYSAAYIYGIGILILFSVSATYHSMPKTEYGIRFWQKFDHCCIYLMIAGSFTPTALLIFDGWLRWLLFGLVWLIALIGCLLKIFNRLKNQMVSTGLYITMGCLVIPFLKKMLETLPIAAIVWLILGGLFYVGGTYYYAKDKQMNRFFHSHELWHVFVNFGALSHFIYNYVYVFA